A stretch of the uncultured Desulfobacter sp. genome encodes the following:
- a CDS encoding response regulator transcription factor — MPQTVLIVDDDAKLIELLTEYFGENEFIAHAVMLGADALDAIRDNQPDIVILDIMLPDTNGLEVLKQIRAKHTIPVIMLTAKGDDTDRIVGLELGADDYLPKPFNPRELLARIRAILRRQDRAEPESDTVIIRAGDLELNRSTRTLIFKGQNIPLSTTEFNVLEVLMKHPNTVLSREQITNMAQGRSFMADDRSVDIHVSKLRGKIEKNPSSPVRIKTIWGTGYMFINTDS; from the coding sequence ATGCCACAAACAGTTTTAATCGTAGACGATGATGCAAAACTCATTGAGCTCTTAACCGAATACTTCGGAGAAAATGAATTTATAGCCCATGCCGTCATGCTGGGCGCCGACGCCCTTGATGCAATACGGGACAACCAACCGGATATTGTTATTCTGGATATCATGCTCCCGGATACCAATGGGTTGGAGGTACTCAAACAAATCCGTGCCAAACATACCATACCGGTGATCATGCTTACGGCCAAAGGTGATGATACGGACAGAATCGTGGGGCTGGAGCTAGGGGCGGACGATTATCTGCCCAAACCCTTTAACCCCAGAGAGCTTCTTGCCAGAATCCGGGCCATTCTCCGTCGTCAGGATAGGGCCGAACCCGAATCAGACACAGTGATTATCCGGGCCGGAGATCTGGAATTAAACAGATCCACACGCACCTTGATTTTTAAAGGTCAAAACATACCCTTATCCACAACGGAATTCAATGTCCTGGAAGTGCTGATGAAACACCCGAATACAGTGCTCAGCCGGGAGCAGATAACAAACATGGCCCAGGGTCGAAGCTTTATGGCCGATGACCGCAGTGTGGACATTCATGTGTCCAAACTCAGGGGAAAAATCGAAAAGAATCCATCTTCTCCGGTGCGGATCAAAACAATATGGGGCACGGGATATATGTTTATCAATACAGATTCATAA
- a CDS encoding HAMP domain-containing sensor histidine kinase — protein MIIKHLYLKILFAFLGILLINMLLTIGLFMMTAGRSYKSCIDRQNIAKLKIFKVMAQKELDRHKDLPAEENPDFVALLNTYTKIFGIKLWLSEPGGPIIWQSFEGPVNLPSDKNYRQVNHDDGIIVYHYMLQWQEYYAIIPISYRNQGLHIHLSLNTGKAKRYKGLFFIGLIVIGITATLMLIPMISYITRRINRLNQSALEFAGGNLSVRTNIKGDDEIAKLGDTFNRMADRLERLISNSKELTANVSHELRSPLARLRVSKELIMDKLEQKGASDDAIMRLLNNMESDIGDLDTLIEEALALSKINYQESALTPETFRFSEFIKSMMAPYHPLLSSKDLTLDLDIKDFGKARQDKALIKSVLSNLMDNAIKYSPPGNSIHVCAGTVSPKGLEFSVTNTCAPMRQEDLDRLFNPFFRIPGQKASGTGLGLAIAKKQILRCQGTIRAEHNGREICLAVYIP, from the coding sequence ATGATAATCAAGCACCTTTACCTGAAAATTCTTTTCGCGTTCCTGGGTATTCTTCTGATCAACATGCTGTTGACTATCGGTCTGTTTATGATGACTGCCGGACGTTCATATAAATCCTGCATAGACCGGCAGAATATAGCCAAGCTCAAAATATTTAAAGTCATGGCACAAAAGGAGTTGGACCGCCATAAAGATCTTCCGGCAGAAGAAAACCCCGATTTTGTGGCGCTTTTGAATACCTATACAAAAATATTCGGCATTAAACTCTGGCTTAGCGAACCTGGTGGCCCGATTATATGGCAAAGTTTTGAGGGACCGGTGAATCTTCCGTCCGACAAGAACTACCGACAGGTTAATCACGACGACGGGATCATCGTTTACCACTATATGCTTCAATGGCAAGAATACTATGCCATTATCCCGATCAGCTACCGAAACCAAGGACTGCACATTCACCTTTCCCTGAACACCGGGAAGGCCAAGCGCTATAAAGGGTTATTTTTCATCGGACTTATAGTCATCGGCATTACCGCCACCTTGATGCTGATCCCTATGATTTCATACATCACTCGTCGAATAAACCGGCTCAATCAGTCAGCCCTTGAATTTGCCGGAGGGAATCTGTCTGTACGAACGAATATCAAAGGCGATGATGAAATCGCCAAACTTGGGGACACATTTAATCGGATGGCAGATCGATTGGAGCGGCTGATCAGCAACTCCAAGGAACTGACGGCCAATGTATCCCATGAATTACGATCGCCCCTTGCACGTTTGAGGGTTTCCAAAGAACTGATCATGGACAAACTGGAACAAAAGGGCGCATCAGATGATGCAATCATGCGGTTATTGAACAACATGGAATCAGACATTGGGGATCTTGACACCCTGATAGAAGAAGCCCTGGCCCTTTCCAAAATAAATTATCAGGAATCGGCCCTGACACCTGAAACCTTCAGGTTTTCCGAGTTTATAAAATCTATGATGGCCCCATACCATCCACTGCTGAGCAGCAAAGATCTGACCCTTGACCTCGACATCAAGGACTTTGGAAAGGCCCGTCAGGACAAGGCACTAATCAAATCGGTTTTGTCCAATCTCATGGACAATGCCATAAAATATTCCCCACCCGGTAATTCTATCCATGTATGTGCCGGAACAGTTTCACCTAAGGGCCTTGAATTTTCAGTCACCAATACCTGTGCACCGATGCGTCAAGAAGATCTTGATCGCCTGTTCAATCCGTTTTTCCGTATTCCCGGACAAAAAGCATCGGGAACAGGACTTGGGCTTGCCATTGCAAAAAAACAGATCCTGCGTTGCCAGGGTACCATCCGTGCGGAGCATAACGGCCGGGAAATTTGTTTGGCTGTTTATATTCCATAG
- the asd gene encoding aspartate-semialdehyde dehydrogenase, whose product MKKVGMVGWRGMVGSVLMERMSAQNDFQKFTPVFFTTSQAGQTAPDVGQGASELIDAFDIDTLMEMDIVVTCQGGSYTEVVRPKLTERGWEGYWIDAASTLRMDDQSIIVLDPVNMPVIETAISKGIKNFIGGNCTVSLMLMALGGLFENDWVEWLTSMTYQAASGAGAKNMRELVAQMRNIGDQAAPILDDPASAILDLDRKVTDTLRSDAYPVENWGVPLGASLIPWIDRAMENGQTREEWKGFVETNKILGRSDNPIPIDGQCIRIGAMRCHSQAFTIKLKKDVPLDEINAALAANNDWVRVIPNNKEDSIKDLTPAAVTGTLNVPVGRIRKMTISENFLTAFSVGDQLLWGAAEPLRRILNIIL is encoded by the coding sequence ATGAAAAAAGTCGGCATGGTTGGTTGGCGAGGCATGGTGGGTTCCGTGCTCATGGAAAGAATGTCTGCACAGAATGATTTTCAAAAATTTACACCGGTTTTTTTCACCACGTCCCAGGCCGGACAGACTGCCCCTGATGTCGGGCAGGGGGCTTCGGAACTCATTGATGCGTTTGATATTGATACATTGATGGAGATGGATATCGTGGTGACCTGCCAGGGCGGGTCTTACACTGAAGTTGTGCGCCCCAAGCTGACCGAGCGTGGCTGGGAGGGCTACTGGATCGATGCGGCATCCACCCTGAGAATGGATGACCAAAGTATTATTGTTCTGGATCCGGTCAACATGCCGGTCATTGAAACGGCCATATCCAAAGGAATTAAGAATTTTATCGGCGGCAACTGCACGGTCTCATTGATGCTGATGGCCCTGGGCGGACTTTTTGAAAATGACTGGGTGGAATGGTTGACTTCCATGACCTACCAGGCCGCTTCCGGTGCCGGTGCCAAAAACATGAGAGAGCTTGTGGCACAGATGAGAAACATCGGTGACCAGGCAGCCCCGATTCTGGATGATCCTGCCTCGGCAATTCTTGATCTTGATCGAAAGGTTACCGACACCTTGCGGTCCGATGCCTATCCCGTTGAAAACTGGGGTGTTCCCTTGGGTGCAAGCCTTATTCCCTGGATTGACCGGGCCATGGAGAATGGCCAGACCCGGGAGGAGTGGAAAGGGTTTGTGGAAACCAATAAGATTCTGGGACGTTCAGACAATCCTATCCCCATCGACGGCCAGTGTATCCGCATCGGCGCGATGCGGTGCCATTCCCAGGCCTTCACCATCAAGTTGAAAAAAGATGTCCCTTTAGATGAGATCAATGCCGCCCTGGCGGCCAATAATGACTGGGTCCGGGTGATCCCTAACAATAAGGAAGATTCAATCAAAGATCTGACGCCCGCTGCCGTGACAGGCACCTTGAACGTGCCCGTGGGCAGAATCCGGAAAATGACTATCAGTGAAAATTTTCTCACCGCATTTTCTGTGGGGGATCAGTTGCTCTGGGGCGCGGCTGAACCTTTACGGCGAATTTTAAATATCATTCTTTGA
- a CDS encoding amylo-alpha-1,6-glucosidase — protein MVTKNQEIFLLAQSPSPGTAQILFCGDVVVFNLSVSPDSPGRAFVRTNLGNANAIRREIIRRVEKNEIKLGEAWHDLPMKEEGDGNFSIHLPLHQTGSFQAKCFFIPQDSDVPVWPEGENTKLCVEPAGTCCANIIYNAFVRQFGPTKDATFQPPNLDTMLNKLDDQGFTVIPQSGKFRDLKEQLNFIFSRMGCRVLHLLPIHPTPTTYARMGRFGSPYAALDFSDVDPALAKFDPAATPLEQFMELVDAVHDHDGYLILDIAINHTGWAASLHESHPEWLDREDDGKIRMPGAWGVVWADLTKLDYSHTDLWQYMADIFLLWCRRGADGFRCDAGYMIPEPAWEYIIAKVRLQYPDTVFFLEGLGGPPDSTRHLLQRANFNWAYSELFQEYTLDQISGYIPQAIDLSNTCGHLIHFAETHDNNRLAKVSHTYAKMRTGLCALFSICGGFGFANGVEWFAKEKINVHNSPGLNWGNPDNQVDYITRLHLLLREHPAFFSQAQLALIHDKESQAPVLLRFNPCHNARILVLINLDCDSQVMAVWPAGAEGSAAFPWTDLISGNTVQAENRQKKYRILLKPGQVLALSPKKNDLQWLESQQAGNLSMPARVLMQKRRALALEVIAAVKGNINIAGLDVEQAAMDLAQHPQTFIRELYPDKLFSRTILFDAHKDINRRVMVPPGFFLLVRCNKHFRAQLGESGTDKKCLGFCESLPVEGDAAYQAIFLPLEIKDNHRDCLLQLRISGPEGTKKIIGNIRYIPPFEALNLRLSFIRREIVADPSIKQLSTTCLGAMMRSGASFSHLESRYDALLGANLNPALPENRWMLLSRFRIWGVFQGYSRELGPDCIDAFWTSHDRGGKWRFRVPSSEGRYYVIDLFLEIDRKANLVTLTLHRETAPADNPRRLQPQRNVTLIIRPDIEDRSFHDTVKAFSGPEQQWPSSISAFDNGFFFHSQTGRILRLSSSRDAFLLKPEWQYMVHRSVEASRGLDADSDLFSPGYFSINVKGGDTVSIKACVMNKEIMPAPLDGQKIPLPGPFPSTVPFSQAIEASLDAFIVDRGEEKSVVAGYPWFLDWGRDSLIFCRSLIELGRTQDAVAILSLFGKFEKNGTLPNMICGDDARNIETSDAPLWFFACCSQLAQTLSNEAVLPQRIGQRTMIQVLKDMASSMINGTPTGVKADPASMLLYSPAHFTWMDTNFPAGTPRQGYPIEIQALWCHALQFLSQVDDTNTQVIWQKHADTVKRNIVNLFWREDDGFFSDCLHCREPVDAGHAIQDDALRPNQLLLITLGVIDDRKLMARVVETCRELLVPGGIRSLADRSLTVPLFIERDGRHLVNPHAPYAGYYQGDEDTQRKPAYHNGTAWTWQFPVFCEAWATAFGLPGIPAALAWLGSTLPLMRTGAAGFIPEILDGNFPHTPRGCDAQAWGCSEVARVAHKLTRMQNKH, from the coding sequence ATGGTCACAAAAAATCAAGAAATATTCTTGCTCGCCCAGAGTCCGTCCCCAGGAACGGCTCAGATTTTATTTTGCGGAGATGTTGTCGTTTTCAACCTCAGTGTATCCCCTGACAGCCCGGGCCGAGCCTTTGTCAGAACCAACCTGGGCAACGCAAACGCGATCCGCAGAGAAATCATCCGTCGGGTGGAAAAAAATGAGATCAAACTGGGTGAAGCCTGGCATGACCTGCCCATGAAAGAAGAAGGGGATGGCAATTTTTCCATCCACCTGCCCCTGCACCAGACCGGATCGTTCCAAGCCAAATGTTTTTTTATTCCCCAGGACAGTGATGTCCCGGTATGGCCCGAAGGGGAAAACACCAAACTCTGCGTTGAACCGGCCGGCACCTGCTGTGCCAACATCATTTATAATGCATTTGTACGACAGTTTGGCCCCACCAAAGACGCAACGTTCCAGCCCCCGAATCTGGATACCATGCTCAACAAGCTAGATGATCAGGGATTCACAGTCATTCCTCAATCCGGGAAATTCAGAGATCTGAAGGAACAGTTGAACTTTATCTTCTCCAGAATGGGCTGCCGGGTGCTTCACCTGTTGCCCATTCACCCCACGCCCACTACCTATGCCAGGATGGGCCGGTTTGGAAGTCCCTATGCCGCCCTTGACTTTTCGGATGTGGATCCGGCCCTGGCTAAATTTGACCCGGCAGCCACCCCCCTTGAACAATTCATGGAACTGGTGGATGCCGTGCATGATCATGACGGCTATCTGATCCTTGACATTGCCATTAACCATACCGGCTGGGCTGCCAGTCTCCATGAATCCCATCCAGAGTGGCTGGACCGGGAGGATGACGGCAAAATCCGTATGCCAGGGGCCTGGGGTGTTGTATGGGCGGACCTGACCAAGCTGGATTACAGCCACACGGATCTGTGGCAGTACATGGCAGATATTTTTCTGCTCTGGTGCCGCCGGGGGGCAGACGGATTCCGGTGCGATGCCGGATACATGATTCCGGAACCGGCCTGGGAATATATTATCGCCAAGGTACGACTCCAATACCCCGACACAGTTTTTTTCCTTGAAGGGCTGGGTGGGCCACCGGATTCAACCCGCCACCTGCTCCAGCGGGCAAATTTTAACTGGGCCTATTCAGAACTTTTCCAGGAGTATACCCTTGATCAGATATCCGGGTACATCCCCCAAGCCATAGACCTTTCCAATACCTGCGGACACTTGATCCATTTTGCCGAAACCCATGACAATAACCGTCTGGCCAAGGTGTCCCATACCTACGCGAAAATGAGGACAGGACTTTGCGCACTTTTCAGTATCTGCGGGGGCTTTGGATTTGCCAACGGCGTTGAATGGTTTGCCAAAGAAAAAATAAATGTCCACAACTCCCCGGGCCTGAATTGGGGAAATCCCGACAACCAGGTGGATTATATCACCCGGCTTCATCTTCTGTTGCGGGAACATCCGGCTTTTTTCAGTCAGGCACAATTGGCTCTCATCCATGACAAAGAGAGCCAGGCCCCGGTACTGCTCAGGTTTAACCCCTGTCATAATGCCCGGATACTGGTGCTGATCAACCTGGACTGCGACAGCCAGGTCATGGCGGTGTGGCCGGCCGGAGCCGAAGGCAGTGCGGCCTTTCCCTGGACAGACCTGATTTCAGGCAACACGGTTCAGGCGGAAAACAGACAAAAAAAATACCGTATACTCCTAAAGCCGGGCCAAGTGCTGGCCCTAAGCCCCAAAAAAAACGACTTGCAGTGGCTTGAATCCCAGCAGGCCGGCAATCTGTCTATGCCCGCCAGAGTTCTGATGCAGAAGCGAAGGGCACTGGCCCTTGAGGTAATTGCTGCGGTGAAAGGCAATATAAATATAGCCGGTCTGGATGTGGAACAGGCCGCCATGGATTTGGCACAACATCCTCAAACCTTTATCCGGGAACTCTATCCGGACAAGCTGTTCAGCCGGACGATCCTGTTTGATGCCCACAAAGATATCAATCGCAGAGTCATGGTTCCCCCGGGCTTTTTCCTGCTGGTCCGGTGCAACAAGCACTTCAGGGCTCAGCTTGGAGAATCAGGGACTGACAAAAAGTGCCTGGGTTTTTGTGAAAGTCTGCCTGTAGAAGGGGATGCCGCGTACCAAGCTATTTTCTTGCCCCTGGAAATAAAAGACAATCACAGGGACTGCCTGCTTCAACTGCGGATATCCGGCCCCGAAGGCACGAAAAAAATTATTGGCAATATCAGATATATTCCCCCCTTTGAAGCCCTGAACCTGCGACTCTCTTTTATCCGTAGGGAGATTGTCGCGGACCCGTCCATCAAGCAGCTGTCCACAACCTGCCTGGGGGCAATGATGCGATCAGGTGCAAGCTTCAGCCACCTGGAAAGCCGTTATGATGCTCTGCTGGGCGCCAATCTGAACCCTGCTTTGCCCGAAAACCGATGGATGCTTTTGTCCCGATTTAGAATCTGGGGCGTATTCCAGGGCTATTCCAGGGAACTTGGGCCCGATTGTATAGATGCGTTCTGGACCTCCCATGACCGGGGCGGAAAATGGCGATTCAGAGTTCCCTCATCCGAAGGCAGATATTATGTCATTGATCTGTTTCTGGAGATCGACCGAAAAGCAAACCTGGTGACCCTGACATTGCACCGGGAAACGGCACCGGCGGATAATCCCCGGCGCCTTCAGCCCCAGCGTAATGTGACGCTCATCATCCGCCCTGATATTGAAGACAGAAGTTTTCATGACACAGTTAAAGCCTTTAGCGGCCCTGAACAGCAATGGCCGTCATCAATTTCAGCTTTTGACAATGGATTTTTCTTTCATTCCCAAACAGGACGGATACTTCGACTGTCAAGCAGCCGGGATGCATTTTTATTAAAACCCGAATGGCAGTATATGGTCCACAGAAGTGTTGAAGCTTCCAGGGGATTAGATGCCGACTCAGATCTGTTCAGTCCGGGCTATTTCAGTATCAATGTCAAGGGCGGTGACACGGTAAGTATTAAAGCCTGTGTCATGAATAAAGAGATAATGCCGGCCCCTCTGGACGGTCAAAAAATTCCCCTGCCCGGGCCGTTTCCTTCAACGGTACCGTTTTCCCAGGCAATCGAGGCAAGCCTTGATGCATTCATCGTGGACCGGGGAGAAGAAAAAAGCGTGGTGGCTGGATATCCCTGGTTTCTGGACTGGGGAAGGGACAGCCTTATTTTCTGCCGTTCCCTGATTGAGCTTGGCCGAACCCAGGATGCTGTTGCCATCCTCTCCCTTTTTGGAAAATTTGAAAAGAACGGCACCCTGCCCAATATGATATGCGGCGACGATGCAAGGAACATAGAGACCTCGGATGCACCACTGTGGTTTTTTGCCTGCTGCAGTCAACTGGCCCAAACCTTAAGTAATGAGGCAGTACTTCCCCAGAGAATCGGGCAACGCACCATGATCCAGGTGCTCAAAGATATGGCATCATCCATGATCAACGGTACGCCCACCGGTGTTAAGGCAGATCCTGCGTCCATGCTGCTCTACAGTCCGGCCCATTTTACCTGGATGGACACCAATTTTCCGGCAGGGACCCCCCGCCAGGGATATCCCATTGAGATCCAGGCGCTGTGGTGTCATGCCCTTCAATTTTTGTCCCAAGTTGATGATACCAACACCCAGGTGATATGGCAAAAACATGCCGACACGGTCAAACGCAACATCGTAAATCTATTCTGGCGTGAAGATGATGGTTTTTTCAGTGACTGCCTGCACTGCAGAGAACCTGTTGACGCCGGACATGCAATCCAGGATGATGCCCTGCGGCCCAATCAGTTGCTGCTGATCACTTTAGGGGTCATCGACGACCGGAAACTCATGGCGCGGGTGGTTGAAACCTGCCGGGAGCTTTTAGTGCCGGGAGGTATCAGAAGCCTTGCGGACCGTTCCCTGACCGTACCGTTGTTCATTGAACGGGACGGCCGGCACCTGGTAAATCCCCATGCGCCCTATGCCGGGTATTACCAGGGCGATGAGGATACCCAAAGGAAACCGGCTTACCACAACGGCACAGCCTGGACATGGCAGTTTCCGGTATTCTGCGAGGCCTGGGCCACAGCCTTTGGCCTTCCGGGTATTCCGGCTGCACTGGCCTGGCTGGGCAGTACCCTGCCATTGATGCGCACGGGTGCGGCCGGTTTTATACCTGAAATTCTTGACGGAAATTTCCCGCACACGCCCAGGGGATGCGATGCCCAGGCCTGGGGATGCAGTGAAGTTGCCAGGGTTGCGCATAAACTGACCCGGATGCAAAACAAACACTAA
- a CDS encoding glycogen/starch synthase gives MPHRPRILIVTPEVTYLPEGISPGADDYSAKAGGLADVSAALISALYDLSCDVHVAIPDYRSIYHGDNEPRHHQEVEKIRRRLHEERIHFATDRVFLYKDGVYSGYSDKDLKVSLAFQREVINHIIPRVKPDIIHCNDWMTGLIPAMARRYEIPCLFTIHNIHTMTATMATIEDRGIDAAAFWHWLFLKYPPTNYEESRDTNPVDFLVSGVFSAHYVNTVSPTFLREIVENRHSFVEPELRQELAHKWDAGCATGILNAPEPEFNPAVDDMVQFNYGPKNHRAQKKQNKVFMQKSVGLEINSEAPLFFWPSRLDPVQKGCTLLSETMYDIISRYWETGIQIVSVADGACQKHFHDIVNFHGLHRRISIWGFNEHLSHQAFAASDFILMPSSFEPCGLPQMIGGIYGSLPIVFDTGGLHDTVKQLDVSHSTGNGFIFNVHDAVGLNWAVDRAMEFFLLDPDEKERQIRRIMTESVLEFNHSRCAESYIELYEKMLQRPFLV, from the coding sequence ATGCCCCATAGACCAAGAATTCTTATCGTCACCCCGGAAGTCACTTATCTGCCGGAGGGTATCAGCCCCGGTGCAGATGATTACTCTGCCAAGGCGGGCGGCCTGGCAGATGTATCGGCAGCATTAATCTCCGCGTTGTATGATTTGAGCTGCGATGTTCATGTGGCCATCCCCGACTACAGGTCCATATATCATGGGGATAACGAACCCAGGCATCACCAGGAGGTTGAGAAAATACGCCGCCGCCTGCATGAGGAACGGATTCATTTTGCCACGGACCGGGTGTTTCTTTACAAAGACGGGGTCTATTCGGGCTATTCGGATAAAGATCTTAAGGTATCCCTGGCGTTTCAGCGGGAGGTGATCAACCACATCATCCCAAGGGTAAAACCGGACATCATTCACTGCAACGACTGGATGACCGGACTGATTCCGGCCATGGCCAGGCGGTACGAAATCCCGTGCCTGTTCACCATTCACAACATTCATACCATGACCGCCACTATGGCCACAATCGAGGACCGGGGCATTGATGCAGCTGCCTTCTGGCATTGGCTTTTCTTAAAATATCCACCCACAAACTACGAGGAGAGTCGGGATACCAATCCAGTGGATTTTCTCGTGTCAGGGGTATTTTCCGCCCACTATGTGAACACGGTGAGCCCCACCTTTTTACGTGAAATTGTTGAAAACCGCCACTCATTTGTGGAACCTGAACTTAGACAAGAGCTGGCCCATAAGTGGGATGCCGGATGCGCCACAGGCATTTTGAATGCGCCTGAACCCGAATTCAATCCTGCCGTGGATGACATGGTCCAATTCAATTACGGTCCCAAAAACCACCGTGCCCAAAAAAAACAGAATAAAGTTTTTATGCAGAAATCCGTAGGCCTTGAGATAAATTCCGAGGCGCCTCTGTTTTTCTGGCCCTCCCGGCTGGATCCTGTGCAAAAAGGGTGCACTCTTTTATCAGAAACCATGTATGATATTATTTCCCGTTACTGGGAAACCGGCATTCAGATTGTAAGCGTGGCAGACGGGGCATGCCAGAAACACTTCCACGATATTGTCAATTTCCATGGCCTGCATCGGCGGATCAGCATTTGGGGGTTCAACGAACATTTGTCCCACCAGGCCTTTGCAGCCAGTGATTTTATACTCATGCCCTCTTCTTTTGAGCCGTGCGGCCTGCCCCAAATGATCGGAGGAATCTACGGCAGCCTGCCCATTGTATTTGACACAGGCGGCCTGCATGATACGGTCAAACAACTGGATGTCAGCCATTCAACGGGCAATGGATTTATTTTCAATGTCCATGATGCCGTAGGACTAAACTGGGCCGTGGACCGCGCCATGGAATTTTTCCTCCTGGACCCGGATGAAAAAGAACGCCAAATCCGTAGAATTATGACTGAGTCCGTACTTGAATTTAATCACAGCCGTTGCGCTGAAAGCTATATTGAACTCTATGAAAAAATGCTCCAAAGACCCTTTCTGGTCTGA
- a CDS encoding alpha amylase C-terminal domain-containing protein, which yields MKKCSKDPFWSDPSWTNDPYISPFKPIIRSRFEKALAKKEQLKNHRSWAKIANYHEFFGLHRDKKGWVFREWAPNATKMFILTPANNWEKSSDWQVKGPDPDGIFEARFPDHFFSHEQLYRLKVVWDGGEGDRIPTAATRVIQDNTTYIFNAQVWAPQNPYQWQAESPDLTAEPLLIYEAHAGMALEEGRVGTWREFADHILPKVVESGYNTLQMMAIQEHPYYGSFGYHVSSFFAPSSRFGTPDDFKYLVDRAHQSGIRVLMDIVHSHSVKNEVEGLSRFDGSMYQFFHDLGRGDHTLWDSRCFDYGKQQVLIFLLSNLRYFLEQFRVDGFRFDGITSMLYADHGLGRAFTGYQDYFGDDVDEDALSYLYAANDLVHEIHPNAVTIAEDVSGYPGLAAPTKLCGTGFDFRFSMGVPDYWIKLLKEVRDERWHMGGLWYELTRHRDEERTISYVECHDQALVGDKTIMMHLMGGKIYDSMEKSNTSITTNRAVALHKMIRLITLACAHKGYLNFMGNEFGHPEWIDFPSPANGYSYHHARRLWSLKYDKNLYFPDLFAFDKQMVTLAKQTQLFTWDHPRLLHIHEDDKILAFERSGLIFVFNFHPEHSFGDYLVHAPAGKYKMCLDTDESRFGGLGRLNPGQEHFSRFLGEVSENRHALSLYLPNRCALVLWRV from the coding sequence ATGAAAAAATGCTCCAAAGACCCTTTCTGGTCTGATCCTTCATGGACAAATGATCCGTATATATCTCCTTTTAAGCCCATTATCCGGTCCCGGTTTGAAAAAGCCCTGGCAAAAAAGGAACAGCTGAAAAACCATAGATCCTGGGCTAAGATTGCCAACTACCATGAATTCTTTGGCCTTCACAGGGATAAAAAAGGCTGGGTGTTCAGGGAATGGGCACCCAATGCAACAAAGATGTTTATCCTCACACCGGCCAATAACTGGGAAAAATCTTCGGACTGGCAAGTGAAAGGCCCTGACCCCGACGGCATATTTGAGGCCCGGTTTCCCGATCACTTTTTTTCCCATGAACAGCTTTATCGACTTAAAGTCGTGTGGGACGGCGGAGAGGGAGACCGTATTCCCACGGCAGCTACCCGGGTCATTCAGGACAACACCACCTATATTTTCAATGCCCAGGTATGGGCACCGCAAAACCCTTACCAGTGGCAGGCAGAATCCCCCGACCTAACGGCAGAACCTCTTTTGATCTATGAAGCCCACGCGGGCATGGCCTTGGAGGAAGGCAGGGTTGGGACTTGGCGGGAATTTGCCGACCACATCCTGCCCAAGGTCGTAGAGAGCGGGTATAATACCCTACAGATGATGGCGATTCAAGAACACCCTTATTACGGGTCGTTCGGGTACCATGTCTCGTCCTTTTTTGCCCCCTCTTCCCGGTTCGGCACCCCGGACGATTTTAAGTATCTGGTTGACAGGGCTCATCAGTCAGGCATTCGCGTTCTCATGGATATTGTACACTCCCACAGTGTGAAAAATGAGGTAGAAGGTCTGTCCAGGTTTGACGGTTCCATGTACCAATTTTTTCATGACTTGGGCAGAGGGGACCATACGCTTTGGGATTCCAGGTGTTTTGACTATGGCAAACAACAGGTACTCATTTTTCTACTCTCCAACCTGAGATATTTTCTTGAACAATTTCGGGTGGATGGATTCCGGTTTGACGGCATCACTTCCATGCTGTATGCCGATCACGGATTGGGTCGCGCCTTCACAGGATACCAGGATTATTTTGGCGATGATGTAGATGAAGATGCGTTAAGTTATCTTTATGCCGCCAATGACCTTGTACATGAAATTCATCCCAATGCAGTAACCATCGCAGAAGATGTGAGCGGATATCCAGGCCTTGCGGCACCGACGAAGTTATGCGGAACAGGCTTTGATTTCAGATTTTCCATGGGCGTCCCGGATTACTGGATCAAGCTGCTCAAGGAGGTCCGGGACGAAAGGTGGCATATGGGAGGTCTGTGGTATGAACTGACCCGGCACAGAGACGAAGAGCGTACGATCAGTTACGTGGAGTGCCATGATCAGGCCCTGGTGGGGGACAAGACCATAATGATGCACCTGATGGGCGGAAAAATCTATGATTCCATGGAAAAATCCAACACAAGCATTACCACCAACCGGGCAGTGGCCCTTCACAAGATGATCCGCCTTATCACCCTGGCCTGTGCCCACAAAGGGTATCTCAATTTCATGGGCAATGAATTCGGCCATCCGGAATGGATTGATTTTCCATCTCCTGCCAACGGTTATTCCTACCACCATGCCAGACGCCTGTGGTCCTTAAAATATGACAAAAATCTGTATTTCCCGGACCTGTTCGCTTTTGACAAACAGATGGTTACCCTGGCAAAACAAACGCAATTGTTTACATGGGATCACCCAAGGCTTTTACACATCCACGAAGATGATAAAATACTGGCATTTGAGCGGTCCGGCCTTATTTTTGTGTTCAACTTTCATCCGGAGCACTCTTTTGGTGACTACCTGGTTCATGCCCCGGCAGGCAAATATAAAATGTGCCTGGACACCGATGAATCCCGCTTTGGCGGATTGGGCCGCCTTAACCCGGGCCAGGAACATTTTAGCAGATTTCTGGGCGAAGTGTCTGAAAACCGCCATGCCCTGAGCCTTTATCTGCCTAATCGCTGCGCCCTGGTATTATGGCGGGTTTAA